A window of the Sphaerobacter thermophilus DSM 20745 genome harbors these coding sequences:
- the guaA gene encoding glutamine-hydrolyzing GMP synthase yields MQTEERSTLPQSNEASGPAVSPDAVVVLDYGSQYAQLIARRVREASVYCEVFPYDTGWESVAHLKPKGVILSGGPASVYEPGAPTLPDWVLERDLPVLGICYGMQLLAQSLGGRVAPATEREYGPATIEVVASSPIFADLPERLDVWMSHGDRIEELPEGFTALARSDNSPYAAMGRGNVIGLQFHPEVAHTPLGGTILRNFLFDLCGCEGNWTAASFIDDAIQRIRARVGKDRVLLALSGGVDSAVTAALIHRAIGDQLTPVFVDTGLLREGEPETVREVFGRHFHMNLVSIDASERFLTRLRGVTDPEQKRKIVGAEFVSVFEDAAARHGPFRFLAQGTLYPDVIESATPRDSKTAAKIKTHHNVGGLPEDLQFELLEPVRMLFKDEVRAVGRLLGLPEEIVQRQPFPGPGLAVRILGEVTPERLKPLRRADAIVRQEIEAAGLGDDVWQFFAVLLPVKSTGVMGDQRTYADVCAIRAVTSEDAMTADWARLPHDLLARMSNRIVNEVPGINRVVYDITSKPPGTIEWE; encoded by the coding sequence TTGCAAACCGAAGAGCGATCGACACTGCCGCAGTCCAACGAGGCGAGCGGCCCCGCGGTATCACCCGATGCGGTCGTCGTGCTGGACTACGGGTCGCAGTACGCCCAGTTGATCGCCCGGCGGGTCCGTGAGGCCAGCGTCTACTGCGAGGTCTTCCCCTACGACACCGGCTGGGAGTCGGTCGCCCACCTGAAGCCCAAGGGGGTCATCCTCTCCGGGGGACCGGCCAGCGTCTACGAACCGGGAGCCCCCACCCTGCCCGACTGGGTGCTGGAGCGGGATCTCCCCGTCCTCGGTATCTGCTACGGCATGCAACTCCTGGCGCAGTCCCTCGGCGGGCGGGTCGCGCCCGCGACGGAGCGCGAGTACGGCCCGGCCACGATTGAGGTTGTGGCGTCAAGCCCCATCTTCGCCGATCTCCCCGAGCGGCTGGATGTCTGGATGAGCCACGGGGATCGCATTGAGGAGCTGCCCGAGGGATTCACCGCGCTGGCGAGGAGCGACAACTCGCCGTACGCGGCGATGGGGCGCGGCAACGTGATCGGCCTCCAGTTCCACCCGGAGGTGGCCCACACCCCGCTCGGCGGCACCATCCTGCGCAACTTCCTGTTCGACCTCTGCGGCTGCGAGGGGAACTGGACGGCTGCATCCTTCATCGACGACGCGATCCAGCGCATCCGCGCCCGCGTGGGCAAGGACCGAGTACTCCTCGCCCTCTCCGGCGGCGTCGACTCGGCGGTCACCGCGGCGCTGATCCACCGCGCGATCGGCGATCAGCTCACTCCGGTCTTCGTCGACACCGGCCTGCTGCGGGAGGGTGAGCCGGAGACGGTGCGGGAAGTCTTTGGCCGTCACTTCCACATGAACCTCGTCTCCATCGACGCGAGCGAGCGGTTCCTGACGCGGCTGCGCGGTGTGACCGACCCGGAGCAGAAGCGCAAGATCGTCGGCGCCGAGTTCGTGAGCGTGTTCGAAGACGCGGCGGCCCGGCACGGCCCCTTCCGCTTCCTCGCGCAGGGCACGCTCTACCCCGACGTGATCGAGAGCGCAACCCCGCGCGACTCCAAGACCGCCGCCAAGATCAAGACACACCACAACGTCGGCGGGCTGCCCGAGGATCTACAGTTCGAGCTCCTGGAGCCGGTCCGGATGCTGTTCAAGGATGAGGTCCGCGCCGTCGGGCGTCTGCTCGGCCTGCCTGAGGAGATCGTCCAGCGACAGCCCTTCCCCGGCCCCGGCCTGGCGGTCCGCATCCTCGGTGAGGTCACGCCGGAGCGTCTGAAGCCGCTGCGCCGGGCCGACGCCATCGTGCGCCAGGAGATCGAGGCCGCTGGACTCGGCGACGATGTCTGGCAGTTCTTCGCCGTGCTCCTGCCGGTCAAGTCGACCGGCGTGATGGGCGACCAGCGCACCTACGCCGATGTCTGCGCCATTCGTGCCGTCACCAGTGAGGACGCGATGACCGCCGACTGGGCACGCCTGCCGCACGACCTCCTGGCGCGGATGAGCAACCGGATCGTCAACGAGGTGCCCGGCATCAACCGGGTCGTCTACGACATCACCAGTAAGCCACCGGGCACGATCGAGTGGGAATGA
- a CDS encoding P1 family peptidase — protein sequence MGEPRVRARELGITIGIYSPGKYNAITDVPGVAVGHTTVHWGDATLPPGRGPTRTGVTVIWPHREDLLRNPVAAGFFALSGTGEMTGRSEIEELGRINTPLALTNTMSVGLVYDAVCRYLVERDSGVGADEGPVIPLVAECDDSFLNDARGFHVTHEHVYAALDGASTGPVAEGCVGAGTGMHCFQFKGGIGTSSRVLPAEAGGWTVGVLVLTNFGRRHRLTVAGVPVGAHLPYAPENVGLPPRDEGSGIVVVATDAPLDGRQLARVAKRAALGLGRTGSTGGDTSGELLVAFSTTYQPGREPGVSAREVVESYAIDPIFEAAVDATEEAVLNALCMATTTDGRDGHVLPAIPLDRLREILAAHGR from the coding sequence GTGGGCGAGCCACGAGTTCGGGCGCGGGAACTCGGCATCACCATCGGCATCTATTCGCCAGGGAAGTACAACGCGATCACGGATGTCCCGGGCGTCGCGGTCGGGCACACGACGGTGCACTGGGGGGACGCAACTTTGCCTCCGGGTCGCGGACCGACGCGCACCGGCGTGACGGTGATCTGGCCGCACCGCGAAGACCTGCTGCGCAACCCCGTTGCGGCGGGCTTCTTCGCCCTGAGCGGCACCGGGGAAATGACGGGGCGCAGCGAAATCGAGGAGCTGGGGCGGATCAACACCCCGCTGGCGTTGACCAACACCATGTCCGTGGGACTGGTCTACGACGCGGTCTGCCGCTATCTGGTCGAGCGCGACAGCGGGGTCGGGGCCGATGAGGGGCCGGTGATCCCGCTCGTGGCGGAGTGCGACGACTCGTTCCTCAACGACGCGCGTGGGTTCCATGTGACGCACGAACACGTCTACGCCGCGCTCGACGGAGCCAGCACTGGCCCGGTTGCCGAGGGCTGCGTCGGCGCCGGCACGGGGATGCACTGCTTCCAGTTCAAGGGCGGGATCGGGACGTCCTCGCGCGTTCTCCCGGCGGAGGCTGGAGGCTGGACGGTGGGTGTGCTGGTCCTGACGAACTTCGGCCGACGGCACCGTTTGACCGTGGCGGGCGTGCCGGTCGGGGCACACCTTCCGTACGCCCCGGAGAACGTCGGCCTGCCCCCGCGCGACGAAGGCTCCGGGATCGTCGTCGTTGCCACCGATGCGCCGCTGGACGGGCGGCAACTGGCGCGGGTGGCGAAGCGGGCGGCGCTCGGTCTTGGGCGCACCGGTTCGACCGGTGGCGACACGAGCGGAGAGCTGCTGGTCGCCTTCTCCACCACCTACCAGCCGGGTCGTGAACCCGGCGTGTCGGCCCGCGAAGTGGTCGAGTCGTACGCGATCGACCCGATCTTCGAGGCGGCCGTGGACGCTACCGAGGAGGCGGTGCTGAACGCCCTGTGCATGGCGACCACTACCGACGGGCGGGATGGCCACGTCCTGCCCGCCATCCCGCTCGACCGGCTACGAGAGATCCTGGCAGCGCACGGCCGCTGA
- a CDS encoding alanine racemase: MGYRDELDTPCLVVHESILRRNVEEMAAFAREHGVAMRPHLKTHKTAEITRMQREAGAIGFTCAKLGEAEALADAGVLDDVLLAYQIVGEQKIRRLLALMDRIKVTVAVDGVEGAAALSAACRDAGKTLDVRLEINTGLDRAGVLPGEPALALAREVMQMPGLRLAGIMTHEGHVAKATNADELAEIATAAGKAMVETADLLRSNGIPVDVVSVGSTPASWYTPTVPGITEMRPGTYVFNDNSAFRFGRIGVDGCSLRILATVISRPAPDRAVIDAGSKTLAMDPPQGRKGHGYIVEYPDAVIARLSEEHGVVLLPPGMQGMEVGERVEVIPNHVCPTINLQDEMFLVRDGEVAETWPIIARGKVR; the protein is encoded by the coding sequence ATGGGGTACCGCGACGAACTCGACACGCCGTGTCTGGTTGTCCACGAGTCCATCCTGCGCCGCAACGTCGAGGAGATGGCGGCCTTTGCCCGCGAGCACGGTGTGGCGATGCGACCGCACCTGAAGACGCACAAGACGGCCGAAATCACCCGGATGCAGCGCGAGGCGGGGGCTATCGGCTTCACCTGTGCCAAGCTGGGTGAGGCCGAAGCGCTCGCCGACGCTGGTGTGCTGGACGATGTCCTCCTGGCCTACCAGATCGTCGGGGAGCAGAAGATCCGGCGGCTCCTGGCACTGATGGATCGGATCAAGGTCACGGTCGCCGTCGACGGAGTGGAGGGCGCCGCCGCGTTGTCGGCCGCTTGCCGCGACGCGGGTAAGACGCTCGACGTACGCCTGGAGATCAACACCGGGCTCGACCGTGCCGGTGTGCTCCCGGGCGAGCCGGCGCTGGCCCTGGCGCGCGAGGTGATGCAGATGCCCGGGCTGCGGTTGGCAGGGATCATGACCCATGAGGGCCACGTCGCCAAGGCGACGAACGCGGACGAGCTGGCCGAGATCGCGACAGCGGCCGGCAAGGCTATGGTTGAGACGGCCGACCTGCTCCGGTCCAACGGTATCCCGGTCGACGTGGTGAGCGTCGGCTCGACCCCGGCGTCCTGGTACACCCCGACCGTGCCGGGCATCACCGAGATGCGGCCGGGCACGTACGTGTTCAACGACAACTCTGCCTTCCGTTTCGGCCGTATCGGCGTCGATGGCTGCTCGCTGCGAATCCTGGCGACGGTCATCAGCCGACCGGCGCCGGATCGCGCGGTGATCGACGCCGGGTCCAAGACGTTGGCGATGGATCCGCCGCAGGGGCGAAAGGGCCATGGTTACATCGTGGAGTATCCGGACGCGGTCATCGCTCGCCTCAGCGAGGAGCACGGCGTGGTCCTGCTGCCGCCGGGGATGCAGGGCATGGAGGTCGGTGAGCGGGTCGAGGTGATCCCGAACCACGTCTGCCCAACGATCAACCTGCAGGACGAGATGTTCCTGGTGCGCGATGGGGAGGTCGCTGAGACCTGGCCGATCATCGCCCGCGGAAAGGTGCGCTAA
- a CDS encoding MerR family transcriptional regulator: protein MSESRGRSQGDTPEQPGGRWLSIDAACRILGVDQSTLRRWSDQGRIPVFRTPGGHRRYNEEDLRAFLRGETRPRRRMSRQVLTDLSFSGYEAGYLHQARSRPWYNAYDNAQIDELRTLGRRLVELAVRTIAGRGDRDQLLDEGRRIGRRYGSISAAAGLTAPDAVEAFLFFRTPVIQAVTRFIEEEDIPPNRALRIFAEMTQFLDQVLIATVAAHADAAD, encoded by the coding sequence GTGAGCGAATCACGAGGTCGTTCGCAGGGCGATACGCCGGAGCAGCCTGGTGGCCGCTGGCTGTCCATCGACGCGGCCTGCCGCATCCTCGGCGTCGACCAGTCGACGCTGCGTCGCTGGAGCGACCAGGGCAGGATCCCGGTCTTCCGCACCCCCGGCGGGCACCGCCGCTACAACGAAGAGGACCTCCGCGCCTTCCTCCGGGGAGAGACGCGGCCCCGCCGCCGCATGAGCCGGCAAGTCCTGACCGATCTCTCCTTTTCCGGCTATGAGGCGGGTTACCTCCACCAGGCCCGGTCCCGGCCGTGGTACAACGCGTACGACAACGCGCAGATCGATGAGCTTCGCACGCTCGGCCGCCGCCTGGTGGAGCTGGCTGTGCGGACCATCGCGGGGCGCGGCGACAGAGATCAACTCCTCGACGAGGGGCGCCGCATCGGCCGGCGCTACGGCTCTATCAGTGCCGCTGCCGGCCTGACGGCGCCCGATGCCGTCGAAGCGTTCCTCTTCTTCCGGACGCCGGTGATCCAGGCAGTGACGCGCTTCATCGAGGAGGAGGACATCCCCCCGAATCGCGCCCTGCGCATCTTCGCGGAGATGACCCAGTTCCTCGATCAGGTGCTGATCGCCACCGTCGCGGCACACGCCGACGCGGCCGATTAG
- a CDS encoding Gfo/Idh/MocA family protein — protein sequence MADKPLRVGVIGTGVGAAVHIPGLRQIPEVEVVAIGASRIEHARQAALLHQVPHFFDDYRRMFREANLHAVTIATPPEFHHPIAIAAAEAGLHILCEKPMARNAAEARDMHRLARDANVQHAVDYKTRFLPSRQVCKRLIDQGYLGELQSVSLTVFRQSWRDRLRHSTSSLDAGERAGGVLGALGSDYIDTLRWWFGEIHAVAGALPRTIRGSECFSLILQFASGALATIHVSAVAPMDVGDEIVAVGTDALLAVQADGRVFGMRRDEQVLSEIELPDVWGDLPNFADRRVRPFVLLAREWVRGILEGKSAVPSFEDGMKVQEVLDSVQRSQELQRWIDTSGKKWPV from the coding sequence ATGGCAGACAAACCACTTCGCGTGGGTGTGATCGGGACCGGAGTGGGCGCGGCAGTGCACATTCCAGGTCTCCGGCAGATCCCCGAGGTGGAGGTGGTGGCGATCGGCGCCTCGCGGATTGAGCATGCGCGCCAGGCGGCCCTCCTCCACCAGGTACCTCACTTCTTCGACGACTATCGCCGAATGTTCCGAGAAGCCAACCTCCATGCTGTGACCATTGCGACGCCGCCGGAGTTTCACCACCCCATCGCGATTGCGGCGGCGGAGGCGGGGCTGCACATCCTCTGCGAGAAACCCATGGCCCGCAACGCCGCCGAAGCGCGTGACATGCACCGCCTGGCGCGTGACGCGAACGTGCAACACGCCGTCGACTATAAGACGCGGTTCCTGCCCTCCCGCCAGGTGTGCAAGCGCCTGATCGACCAGGGTTACCTGGGGGAGCTCCAGTCGGTGAGCCTCACGGTCTTTCGCCAGTCATGGCGTGACCGACTTCGACACTCCACTTCCTCGCTGGATGCCGGTGAGCGCGCCGGCGGGGTGCTGGGCGCGCTCGGCTCCGACTACATCGACACGCTGCGGTGGTGGTTCGGGGAGATCCACGCCGTCGCCGGCGCGCTGCCGCGGACCATTCGCGGTAGCGAGTGCTTCAGCCTGATCCTCCAGTTCGCCAGTGGAGCGCTGGCGACGATCCACGTGTCCGCCGTGGCGCCGATGGACGTCGGAGATGAGATCGTCGCGGTCGGTACCGACGCCTTGCTCGCCGTGCAGGCCGATGGGCGAGTCTTCGGCATGCGCCGCGACGAGCAGGTCTTGTCCGAGATCGAGCTGCCCGATGTCTGGGGCGACCTGCCGAACTTCGCCGATCGGCGCGTGCGGCCGTTCGTACTGCTTGCTCGCGAATGGGTCCGCGGTATCCTGGAGGGCAAGAGCGCAGTTCCGTCGTTCGAAGACGGCATGAAGGTGCAGGAAGTGCTGGACTCGGTACAGCGCAGCCAGGAGTTGCAGCGCTGGATCGACACCAGCGGGAAGAAGTGGCCGGTGTGA
- a CDS encoding winged helix-turn-helix domain-containing protein has protein sequence MIELSREEARELAVAAQGLACTPTEPPTWEQAVDTVRRLGCIQIDTIHVVARSQYLVLWSRLGVYDPTWLDAMLDPHRAVFEYWGHAASIISIDLFPYFRRRMQWYKQRYLHEYDWSQQNAHVIDEVRRAIREHGPLGSTHFPAPEDGKRLDRWTWYGNKPTNLALEILWSAGELAVLRRVNFQRIYDLTERVLAEWHATDVPDPDEERRVLAHRAALAMGIVLPRWLNDYFRTRWGSRNHGGPTPAAILQSLAEDGKVVPVTVEGLGTGYVAAENLPLVDAIRAGQRSDHITLLSPFDNLIWDRVRTEALFDFEYRLECYTPAAKRVYGYFTLPILYHGRLIGRVDPKADRKERVLTLKSVHLEPDAPPVEELAETLRPALRSFAVFNGARAIRVESAPPGLAEAWTEDWE, from the coding sequence ATGATCGAGCTGTCGCGGGAAGAGGCGCGTGAGCTGGCGGTCGCAGCCCAGGGGTTGGCCTGTACCCCAACTGAGCCGCCAACCTGGGAGCAGGCCGTCGATACGGTGCGGCGGCTCGGGTGCATCCAGATCGACACCATCCACGTCGTGGCCCGTAGCCAGTACCTGGTGCTCTGGAGCCGCCTGGGCGTCTATGACCCGACGTGGCTCGATGCGATGCTCGATCCCCATCGCGCGGTCTTTGAGTACTGGGGTCACGCCGCCTCGATCATCTCGATTGACCTCTTCCCCTACTTCCGGCGGCGCATGCAGTGGTACAAACAGCGATACCTCCACGAGTATGACTGGTCCCAGCAGAATGCCCATGTCATCGACGAGGTGCGGCGCGCCATCCGTGAACACGGTCCGCTCGGGTCCACGCACTTTCCCGCTCCCGAGGATGGCAAGCGCCTCGACCGGTGGACCTGGTATGGAAACAAGCCGACAAATCTCGCGCTGGAGATCCTCTGGTCGGCTGGGGAGCTGGCCGTCCTGCGGCGGGTCAACTTCCAGCGCATCTATGACCTGACCGAGCGCGTGCTCGCTGAGTGGCACGCCACCGACGTGCCCGACCCCGACGAAGAGCGGCGCGTGCTGGCCCACCGTGCCGCCCTGGCCATGGGCATCGTCCTCCCCCGCTGGCTCAACGACTACTTCCGCACGCGCTGGGGCAGCCGGAACCACGGCGGGCCAACCCCCGCTGCGATCCTCCAGTCCCTGGCCGAGGACGGCAAGGTGGTCCCGGTGACCGTCGAGGGGCTGGGGACGGGGTACGTGGCCGCCGAGAACCTGCCGCTCGTCGACGCAATCCGCGCCGGGCAGCGGAGCGACCACATCACGCTCCTCTCCCCGTTCGACAACCTGATCTGGGATCGGGTGCGGACTGAGGCGCTGTTCGACTTCGAGTACCGGCTCGAGTGCTACACTCCTGCCGCAAAGCGGGTGTACGGGTATTTCACCCTGCCGATCCTCTACCACGGCCGCCTCATCGGGAGGGTCGATCCGAAAGCGGACCGGAAGGAGCGCGTGCTGACCCTGAAGTCGGTCCACCTGGAGCCGGATGCACCCCCGGTTGAAGAGCTGGCCGAGACGCTCCGGCCGGCGTTGCGCTCCTTCGCCGTCTTCAACGGCGCCCGCGCGATTCGCGTCGAATCCGCCCCGCCCGGGTTGGCCGAGGCATGGACCGAGGACTGGGAGTGA
- a CDS encoding S9 family peptidase, translated as MSAPRVAPYGSWESPIRSDLIASASIALGSVAVSGNAVYWLEGRPTEGGRSVLVKRTTDGSVTDVTPQGFNVRTLVHEYGGGALWLHGDTVFFANFADQRLYRQDPGEEPRPITPEPPAPRSLRYADGCVTPDGRLIICVQEEHAPDGQVHNRLVALPADGSAEPRIIAEGHDFYSFPRVSPDGTRLVWTTWDHPRMPWDGTDLWIATLNQDGTLSDVRHLAGGTEESIFQPAWSPDGTLHLISDRTGWWNLYALHGGELTPLAPMDAEFGVPQWVFGLSTYDFLPDGRIACLYSQQGLTHLGLITPGSGRVEPVETSFTAFRYIHAAPSGEQVWVIAASAAHPASVASIDLQTGHATVVRKSLEVDIDPGYLSTPEPIEYPTDGGLTAHALFYRPANRDFTGPEGERPPLLVLSHGGPTGQTTSALNLEIQFWTSRGFAVVDVNYGGSTGYGREYRERLKGNWGIVDVADCVNAARYLAQQGEVDGERLAIEGGSAGGYTTLCALTFTDVFSAGASYFGVADAAALARDTHKFESRYLDGLIGPYPEAEDLYRERSPLYHADRISCPIILLQGLEDAVVPPAQAEAMVEALEANRIPHAYIPFEGEQHGFRKAENIRRSLDAVYYFYARVFGFEPSGDVEPIPIKFMDEAE; from the coding sequence GTGTCCGCACCCAGAGTTGCCCCATACGGGTCGTGGGAATCGCCCATCCGCTCGGACCTGATCGCCTCGGCCAGCATCGCCCTCGGGTCCGTCGCGGTGTCCGGCAACGCCGTCTACTGGCTCGAAGGCCGCCCAACGGAGGGCGGCCGGAGCGTGCTCGTGAAACGAACGACGGACGGGTCCGTCACCGACGTCACCCCTCAGGGGTTCAACGTCCGCACCCTGGTCCATGAGTACGGCGGCGGCGCCCTCTGGTTGCACGGCGACACGGTCTTCTTCGCCAACTTCGCGGACCAGCGGCTCTACCGCCAGGACCCGGGAGAGGAACCCCGGCCGATCACGCCGGAGCCGCCCGCGCCGCGATCGCTCCGGTACGCCGACGGCTGCGTGACCCCGGACGGCCGGCTCATCATCTGCGTGCAGGAAGAGCATGCACCCGATGGGCAGGTGCACAACCGGCTGGTCGCCCTACCCGCCGACGGCAGCGCCGAGCCACGCATCATCGCCGAGGGGCACGACTTCTACTCCTTCCCTCGCGTCAGCCCCGATGGCACCCGCCTCGTCTGGACGACCTGGGACCACCCGCGCATGCCGTGGGATGGCACGGATCTCTGGATCGCCACACTCAACCAGGACGGCACGCTGAGCGACGTGCGCCACCTGGCTGGCGGGACGGAGGAGTCGATCTTCCAGCCCGCCTGGAGCCCGGACGGCACACTGCACCTGATCTCCGACCGAACCGGCTGGTGGAACCTCTACGCACTGCACGGCGGGGAGCTGACGCCGCTCGCGCCCATGGACGCCGAGTTCGGGGTGCCGCAGTGGGTGTTCGGCTTGTCGACCTACGACTTCCTGCCGGACGGCCGCATCGCCTGCCTCTACAGCCAGCAGGGGCTCACCCACCTCGGCCTGATCACGCCCGGGAGCGGCCGCGTCGAACCGGTCGAGACGAGCTTTACGGCATTCCGCTACATCCACGCAGCCCCCTCCGGGGAACAGGTCTGGGTCATCGCCGCCTCCGCCGCCCACCCGGCCAGTGTGGCCTCGATCGACCTCCAGACCGGACACGCGACCGTGGTCCGGAAGAGCCTGGAGGTCGACATCGACCCCGGCTACCTCTCGACGCCGGAACCGATCGAGTATCCGACCGACGGCGGCCTGACCGCGCACGCGCTCTTCTACCGCCCGGCGAACCGCGACTTCACCGGGCCGGAGGGCGAGCGCCCGCCCCTCCTCGTGCTCAGCCATGGCGGGCCGACAGGCCAGACGACCTCGGCGCTAAACCTGGAGATCCAGTTCTGGACGAGCCGCGGCTTCGCCGTCGTCGATGTGAACTACGGCGGGAGCACCGGCTACGGTCGCGAGTACCGCGAGCGGCTAAAGGGGAACTGGGGCATCGTCGACGTCGCCGACTGCGTCAACGCCGCTCGCTATCTGGCGCAGCAGGGCGAGGTCGACGGTGAGCGGCTGGCGATCGAGGGCGGATCCGCTGGTGGCTACACGACGCTCTGCGCGCTGACCTTCACCGACGTGTTTTCCGCAGGCGCCAGCTACTTCGGCGTAGCCGACGCCGCCGCGCTGGCTCGCGACACGCACAAGTTCGAGTCGCGCTACCTCGACGGCCTGATCGGCCCCTACCCCGAGGCCGAGGACCTGTACCGTGAGCGGTCGCCGCTCTACCACGCCGACCGCATCTCCTGCCCGATCATCCTGCTCCAGGGGCTGGAAGATGCGGTCGTCCCACCGGCGCAAGCCGAGGCGATGGTGGAAGCCCTGGAGGCCAACCGGATCCCGCACGCCTATATCCCCTTTGAGGGCGAGCAGCACGGCTTCCGCAAGGCCGAGAACATCCGCCGCTCCCTGGACGCCGTGTACTACTTCTATGCGCGCGTCTTCGGTTTCGAACCCTCCGGCGATGTCGAGCCGATCCCGATCAAGTTCATGGACGAGGCCGAATAG
- the purN gene encoding phosphoribosylglycinamide formyltransferase: MGTTLRLAVLLSGSGRTLENLLGCIARGELPARVEVVVSSRDGVRGIEIARAAGLPVTVIPRRAFPSVDAFSDAVWAAIAPYEVDLVILAGFLAKLAIPTAFEGRVMNIHPSLLPLFGGRGFYGDRVHRAVLEAGVKVSGCTVHFVDEEYDAGPIILQRCVPVLDDDTPESLAHRVFAEECRAYPEAIRLYAEGRLRIEGRRVRVLPRE; encoded by the coding sequence ATGGGTACGACGTTGCGGCTGGCGGTGCTGCTGTCCGGGAGCGGGCGGACGCTGGAGAACCTGCTAGGGTGCATCGCCCGTGGGGAGCTTCCGGCGCGCGTTGAGGTGGTGGTGAGCAGTCGCGATGGCGTGCGAGGCATCGAGATCGCGCGCGCAGCCGGGCTGCCGGTCACCGTAATCCCGCGCCGCGCGTTTCCCTCGGTCGATGCCTTCAGCGACGCCGTGTGGGCCGCGATCGCGCCGTACGAGGTCGACCTGGTGATCCTGGCCGGCTTCCTGGCCAAGCTCGCCATCCCCACGGCCTTCGAGGGCCGGGTGATGAATATCCACCCGTCGCTGTTGCCCCTCTTTGGTGGGCGCGGTTTCTACGGTGACCGGGTCCACCGGGCGGTGCTGGAGGCTGGAGTGAAGGTGAGCGGGTGCACCGTCCACTTTGTGGACGAGGAATACGACGCTGGGCCGATCATTCTCCAGCGCTGTGTCCCGGTCCTGGACGACGACACTCCGGAATCACTGGCGCATCGCGTCTTTGCTGAAGAGTGCCGTGCCTACCCCGAGGCGATTCGGCTGTACGCTGAGGGGCGGCTACGGATCGAAGGCCGCCGGGTGCGCGTACTGCCGCGTGAGTGA